In Candidatus Palauibacter scopulicola, the genomic stretch GTCCAATCTCGTAAGTTCAATGATAAGCGTAAGGTACGAGCCGGATACCGAATGCCGATCCAGCGAACAAGGTTCGTGTACGCCTGCTGCCAGAACGGTTCTCTGGACTTGCCGAAGAGCTGGTTGATGAGCGACGCGACGCTGTACGCCATCGAGTAGGAGTCGAGCAGCGGATCGTCGAGCGGGTTCCACTGCCAAGCTCCACCAAGCCCGATTTCGAGGTAGTCGTCCTCGCGCCCGGCCTCGCTCAGGATGCTCCGGACCTGGTGGCAGAAATCCCCTTTCACCTCCAGCACGAGCGCGCCCGCGCGGCGGTCCCCATCGTCGGCCTGCCAGGAGAGCAGCTGGCGGGCGAACGGGTACATGCAGGCCGTCGTCTTGCCCGTGCCGACGGCCCCGACGACGAGCACGCCGGTGTAGAGTCCCTTCTCGGGGACGACGAGCCAGGAGGGTTGGTCGCTCTCCCGGGCAACGGTGGGGTGGTGCAGTTCGCCGAAGACGAGCGACGGCGCGTCGTCCTTGGGCGAGTTGGGCCAGACGGGCAGCCTGCCCCGGTTCCGGCGCATGGCGAGCGGCTCCAGCCAGACCCGCGAGACCGAGCGCATCACGCTGCCGACCAGAAAGACCGCCGCGGCGGGCGCGAGGTAATACCATGCGCGGATTGCCGCGTGGATGCCCGGATCGTTTTGGGCGATCAGGTCCAGGTACGGGTTGCCGCCGATGGGCGGAAACGGCGCGAGAAGCGCGCGCGCGGCGGTCGCGGCCAAGGCCGCCCCGATGAGGACGAGCGTCCACAGCTTCATCGGCCGGACACCCTTCCCGGAGGGATCTCTGGCACTGGAGCGACCCGTAGAGGCGGGGGGCCGAAGTGTGAAAACACACTCGGCCCTACGCCGCACCGAGCCCTTGGCGAGGCGGGTCGCTCCAGCCACGGCCCCCGTGGCCCGTCCGGCGTCGGGCCGGCGGGCCGCGGTGCCGCAAGACGCCACCGCGCAAGCGGATGGACGGAAGGCCGCATGTGAATCGCCGGGGGCCGGATTCGTGAAACGACCCCCCGCGTCGTTTTCACGCCGCGGTTCGGCATAGGACGCGCTCCGGTCACCGGTAGCGGACCCTTGCGAGGCGCTCGGTGCGCCATGCGGCCCCGCGGTCGATTGATCCGCGCCCGCCCCGGCGCCGCGCCTGCTCCTCCAGCGCGACGCTGCGCTTCAGGGCGGCCTGGAGGCCGCCGAACTCCTCAAGGATGTGGACCGCGCCCTTGAGGATCGCCCGCTCGATCCGGGCGAGTTCCTCGGCCGCACCAACTTCGGACTCGCCGGGACCACCGGGCTCGGACCATCCACGCGTCACCCGCCGCGCCCGTTCGAGCTCCCGTGCAGTGCGCGCCACGGCCACGACCTCGACCGAGCGGCCAAGTCCTCGGAGCGCGCGCCAGAGCCCGCGGTGTGCGCTGCCCCACGAGCGGAGCGCCGTCGAGGTGTCGTGGCCGGGGTCTGCGTAGACGAACAGGGCGCGTGCGGAGTCGAGCGCGACCGGCAGCTTCACGGGGAAGTAGCGCCGGGTGGTACGGGCGGCTCCCCGGTACACGCGCACGGGCAGGAGCGAGCGCTCGATGCCGAGCGCCTCGAACGCGGACACCTTCTCCTGTTCCGTGGGGAGCCAGGGCAGGTCGGTGTGCTCGATCACGTAGTCGAGCGAGAGCAGGCGGCGCAGAAGCACTTCGGTCGAAGCGCCGCGGCGGTGGCGGATGTGCTCGGCTCCGAGCGCCCGGTACACGGGACGGGCGAAGATGCGGCCGACCCGGCCCATGCCGGCGACGCCGGGCTCCGTCTCCTCGCTCGCGACGCGCTCGGCGATCAGCCCGTGGACGCCGCGCCGGACCTGTTCCGGATGCGCGTCCATGAACCGCGCCCACTGCGCGCGGGTGAACACGCCGCTGTGGAGGCAGACCAGCGCGATCCACTCGGCTTTGCGGCCCGTCCACCCGAACCCTTCGAGTGCCTTCTCGCGCCCCTTGAGATGGGCGATCATCGCTCGTCTCCCGTCACGAGCGCCCGGTCGGCCCGCATGTAGGTGACGAGGAGCCCCATCGGGTTGTGAACGACGAGTTCGTTCGAAATGCTGTCGAGGAACTCGAACCGGAGCGTGAGCGACCAGCGCTCGCGGCGCAGCTCCTGTTCGCCCCTCAGATGCACGAGGTCGAAGTCCGCCGTCGCGCCGTGCGGCGGCTCGGGCGCGGGGTGGATGCGGAGCACGACCTGCTCGACTTCGGTTTCGGTGTCGGCGGTACCCGCCGCCACGCTCGCGACCTCCGCACCGTCCCTTTGGAACGCGGCGTTCGCCAGATCCGTCGAGAGGAACCGGAGGCTCCGCGTCCATTGCTCCTGCGCCGTCGCGCGGCGGCGGGAGTGGAAGTCGTGGACGAACCGGTTGAGGAAGTACTTCGTCGTCGGATCGAGCGGGTCGGCCTGCGCCGTCGCCGCCTCGTAGGCCAGCGCCTCGGCCCGGCCCACCTCGTCCACCCGCACGACGATGGGCTTGGGCGGCTCGGTGCCCGCGATCCGAAGCAGCACGAAGACGCCAAGCACGATGCTCGCCGACAGGAAAATCAGGATCGTCCGGAGCTTCCGGTTCGCCTGCACGGCCTCGCCCCAGATCTCGGCGTATTCGCGGCCCGCGTCACGGTCTCGTTTCATCATCGGTGTCTCCTTGGGACTCAGACGGGGGGCTTGGCGGGAGCGGCGGC encodes the following:
- a CDS encoding VirB8/TrbF family protein — translated: MMKRDRDAGREYAEIWGEAVQANRKLRTILIFLSASIVLGVFVLLRIAGTEPPKPIVVRVDEVGRAEALAYEAATAQADPLDPTTKYFLNRFVHDFHSRRRATAQEQWTRSLRFLSTDLANAAFQRDGAEVASVAAGTADTETEVEQVVLRIHPAPEPPHGATADFDLVHLRGEQELRRERWSLTLRFEFLDSISNELVVHNPMGLLVTYMRADRALVTGDER